One region of Jatrophihabitans cynanchi genomic DNA includes:
- a CDS encoding 3-keto-5-aminohexanoate cleavage protein, giving the protein MSQTIIQAVLNEDVRTDAVPGVPILPHQVRQEMAGALGAGASVIHFHGRTPSGGQAPDDTAYYVSALQGLTDLNSLNWYPPQGHGVNGRSRWRFLPDVQRVVGMNLISIDPHLFDMMDVDPGTGAIKPSWMAKLESSESAGEPESPLAQWLWFCAEARRLELKPLFGVFEPGTLRKIVTWWRNGLVDGPVVLNLFLTERFHFGLDPIAESLDRLRAMIPADMPYEWFCCPIGVAADTERRLQQHAVRTGGHLRVGLGSPPIEGFAPEASNASVVRAAVELVRSQGGQVASADDARRILGVARSLDGAAR; this is encoded by the coding sequence ATGAGCCAGACAATCATCCAAGCGGTCCTCAACGAGGATGTCCGTACCGACGCCGTACCCGGCGTCCCGATCCTGCCGCACCAGGTGCGGCAGGAGATGGCCGGAGCACTGGGCGCGGGCGCCTCGGTGATCCACTTCCACGGGCGCACGCCTAGTGGGGGACAGGCACCCGACGACACGGCGTACTACGTGAGCGCGCTGCAGGGTCTGACCGACCTGAACTCGCTGAACTGGTACCCACCGCAAGGGCACGGCGTGAACGGGCGGTCTCGCTGGCGTTTCCTTCCTGATGTGCAGCGGGTGGTGGGGATGAACCTGATTTCGATCGACCCCCATCTGTTCGACATGATGGATGTCGATCCCGGGACCGGAGCTATCAAGCCGAGTTGGATGGCCAAGCTCGAGTCCTCCGAATCGGCGGGCGAGCCGGAGTCGCCGCTCGCGCAATGGCTCTGGTTCTGCGCCGAAGCCCGCCGTCTCGAACTCAAACCGCTGTTCGGAGTCTTCGAGCCGGGCACCCTGCGAAAGATCGTCACCTGGTGGCGCAACGGGCTGGTCGATGGTCCAGTCGTGCTGAACCTGTTCCTGACCGAACGCTTCCACTTCGGGCTCGATCCGATTGCGGAGAGTCTCGATCGGCTTCGGGCGATGATTCCGGCCGACATGCCCTACGAATGGTTCTGCTGTCCGATCGGAGTCGCCGCAGACACCGAGCGTCGCCTGCAGCAGCACGCCGTCCGTACCGGCGGCCACCTACGAGTCGGCCTCGGCTCGCCGCCGATCGAAGGTTTCGCCCCGGAGGCGTCGAATGCATCGGTCGTGCGCGCAGCGGTCGAGCTCGTGCGGTCGCAGGGCGGTCAGGTCGCGTCCGCCGACGACGCGCGGCGCATCCTTGGTGTCGCCCGTTCTCTCGACGGAGCGGCCCGATGA
- a CDS encoding amidohydrolase family protein, translated as MKQTNPPVEILSEFPKIISVDDHVVEPPNLWTDRLPAKYHEEGPRVIRGRAYPDELAAATNGGSYDYSKAFTDDPSAPEIDSWVYEGTIVPNIRLGSAAGFSRDEMIAYPITFDGMRPGCYDPVARMKDMDSAGIEASLCFPNMFVRFCGQRFLHAKDKDLAKLSVEAYNDWIIDEWTAGSSGRLVPLAIVPMWDPELAAAEVHRVRARGVNQICFSENPTKLGLPSIYTDHWDPFFRACDETQSVLQVHIGSSSSMPTTSDDAPAAVGNTLTFVNAAGSILDWIFSGRLATYPNIDLSFAEAQAGWLPYVLERADVVFDYNRAWNNASSALTLPPSEMFRERMYACVFEDAHGLRCLDEIGADNVVFETDYPHADSTWPECREVAERLTKDLSDLNRWKVLRGNAIRMLKLELPY; from the coding sequence ATGAAGCAGACGAACCCGCCGGTTGAGATTCTCTCCGAGTTCCCCAAGATCATCTCTGTCGATGATCATGTCGTGGAACCGCCGAATCTCTGGACCGACCGCCTGCCCGCGAAGTATCACGAAGAGGGGCCGCGTGTCATTCGCGGCCGCGCCTACCCGGACGAACTGGCTGCCGCGACCAACGGCGGCTCGTACGACTATTCGAAGGCGTTCACTGACGACCCGTCGGCGCCCGAGATCGACTCCTGGGTGTACGAGGGCACGATCGTCCCGAACATCCGCCTGGGCTCGGCGGCGGGATTCAGCCGGGACGAGATGATCGCCTACCCGATCACCTTCGACGGAATGCGGCCGGGTTGCTACGACCCCGTCGCGCGGATGAAGGACATGGACTCGGCCGGGATCGAGGCATCGCTGTGTTTTCCGAACATGTTCGTCCGCTTCTGCGGACAGCGCTTCCTGCACGCGAAGGACAAGGACCTCGCCAAGCTGTCGGTCGAGGCCTACAACGACTGGATCATCGACGAGTGGACAGCGGGTTCGAGCGGTCGGCTCGTCCCACTGGCGATCGTACCGATGTGGGATCCGGAGCTGGCGGCCGCCGAGGTCCACCGCGTCAGGGCTCGTGGCGTCAATCAGATCTGCTTCTCGGAGAACCCGACCAAGCTCGGCCTGCCCTCCATCTACACCGACCACTGGGATCCGTTCTTCCGGGCCTGCGACGAGACGCAGAGCGTGCTGCAGGTGCACATCGGATCCAGCTCCAGCATGCCGACCACGTCGGACGACGCGCCGGCGGCCGTCGGGAACACGCTGACCTTCGTGAACGCTGCGGGCTCGATCCTGGACTGGATCTTCTCCGGCCGACTCGCCACCTACCCGAACATCGATCTCTCCTTCGCCGAGGCCCAGGCCGGGTGGCTGCCGTACGTGCTGGAACGGGCCGATGTCGTGTTCGACTACAACCGCGCGTGGAACAACGCCTCGTCCGCTCTCACCTTGCCGCCCAGTGAGATGTTCCGTGAGCGCATGTATGCCTGCGTGTTCGAGGACGCCCACGGGCTGCGGTGCCTGGACGAGATCGGCGCCGACAATGTCGTGTTCGAGACCGACTACCCGCACGCCGACAGCACCTGGCCCGAGTGCCGAGAGGTCGCCGAGCGCCTGACGAAGGACCTATCGGATCTCAACCGATGGAAGGTTCTCCGGGGCAACGCCATCCGGATGCTCAAGCTCGAGCTCCCCTACTGA
- a CDS encoding FAD-dependent oxidoreductase, with protein sequence MTTNQLAVDFLVIGAGMAGLTAAARAAAAGCSVALVERGPATGGSAAMSGGVLWQPASREALAAIDPLGDPALIDVFFARFPEVLTWVRGLGIEVDEPTPVLIYGLGRLIDVIGYLRACERQVTKAGGWVVTDATVDHLIVDDGAVIGAAVVDRDGSYDVHATTTLLATGGFQGDAETRARYLGANARRMLVRSNPVSDGAGLRLGLEAGAATSRHMDGFYGHLMVSPLEVLREADFVRLSQWYCMQSVVVGKLGHRITDESNGYPVCAQAALQEPQPRVAVLFDEHIHTTLAQAASGARGLEVIDRIAEAERVGGRVAVADSWADLCDSVSGWGFDAKQCLRTIDAYNEAMTTEDGRTDPPRTNYRRPLTQAPFYAVEAQPAITFTMGGLRIDDSTRVLDTRGVPISGLYAAGADSGGTFAHGYGGGLALGSVTGLVAAEQAAARAASPAVLR encoded by the coding sequence GTGACGACCAATCAACTCGCAGTCGACTTCCTCGTAATCGGCGCAGGCATGGCCGGACTGACCGCGGCCGCACGAGCGGCCGCCGCCGGATGCTCCGTCGCGCTGGTGGAGCGGGGGCCGGCTACCGGCGGATCCGCGGCGATGTCCGGCGGCGTGCTGTGGCAACCGGCATCCCGCGAGGCTCTGGCCGCCATCGATCCGCTGGGCGATCCAGCGCTCATCGACGTGTTCTTCGCCCGCTTCCCCGAGGTGCTGACGTGGGTGCGCGGTCTTGGGATCGAGGTCGACGAACCCACCCCCGTGCTCATCTACGGCCTCGGCCGACTCATCGACGTCATCGGTTACCTGCGAGCCTGCGAGCGCCAGGTGACCAAGGCAGGTGGCTGGGTCGTCACCGACGCGACGGTGGACCACCTGATCGTCGACGACGGCGCCGTCATCGGAGCGGCGGTCGTGGACCGCGATGGCAGTTACGACGTGCACGCGACAACGACCCTGCTGGCCACCGGTGGATTCCAGGGCGACGCCGAGACCCGAGCACGCTACCTCGGTGCGAACGCCCGCCGGATGCTGGTGCGCTCCAATCCCGTCAGCGACGGCGCCGGACTGCGCCTCGGCCTGGAGGCCGGAGCGGCGACCTCGCGTCACATGGACGGCTTCTACGGACATCTGATGGTCTCGCCGCTCGAGGTGCTGCGCGAGGCGGACTTCGTGCGGCTCTCGCAGTGGTACTGCATGCAGAGCGTCGTCGTGGGCAAGCTGGGCCACCGGATCACCGACGAGTCGAACGGCTACCCGGTCTGTGCCCAGGCCGCGCTCCAAGAGCCTCAGCCCCGGGTTGCGGTCCTGTTCGACGAGCACATTCACACGACGCTCGCGCAGGCCGCGTCAGGAGCACGGGGGCTGGAGGTGATCGATCGGATCGCCGAGGCCGAGCGAGTGGGCGGACGGGTCGCCGTCGCCGACTCCTGGGCCGACCTGTGCGACTCCGTGTCCGGCTGGGGGTTCGACGCGAAGCAGTGCCTGCGCACGATCGATGCGTACAACGAGGCGATGACGACCGAGGACGGTCGCACCGACCCGCCGCGGACAAACTATCGCCGGCCGCTCACCCAGGCTCCGTTCTACGCGGTCGAGGCGCAGCCGGCGATTACCTTCACTATGGGCGGTCTGCGGATCGATGACAGCACGCGCGTCCTGGACACGCGTGGGGTGCCGATCTCGGGTCTGTACGCGGCAGGCGCCGACAGCGGCGGCACGTTCGCGCATGGCTACGGCGGCGGCCTGGCCCTCGGCTCGGTCACCGGTCTCGTTGCCGCCGAACAGGCCGCGGCCCGCGCCGCATCGCCCGCGGTCCTGCGCTAA
- a CDS encoding transposase — MEDSSGQAVLACAVAYAGRAPSARSLQARAPGRLLASNARYWAERWKQCLPRPPDAAVRAERLGRSIARWQAIRADIVAVETEIEALLAATARQVQTTLPDVGVIRAVGFAAFSLPIEGFPTAEHLYPATGLAPARYQSATINRTGRISRTGLAEHRDALMGIAWGLSQYCGPFAERDAELRARGMAPIQARVALARHACRLTYRMLRTQQPFDEERYRQGRHPSGR; from the coding sequence TTGGAGGACAGCTCCGGGCAGGCAGTGCTGGCCTGCGCGGTCGCCTATGCCGGCCGCGCACCCTCGGCCCGCTCGCTGCAGGCCCGCGCGCCCGGGCGGCTGCTCGCCAGCAACGCCCGCTACTGGGCCGAACGGTGGAAGCAGTGCCTGCCACGGCCGCCGGATGCGGCGGTGCGGGCCGAACGGCTGGGCCGAAGCATCGCCCGCTGGCAGGCCATCCGCGCCGACATCGTCGCCGTCGAGACCGAGATCGAGGCGCTGCTGGCCGCCACCGCCAGGCAGGTACAGACCACCCTGCCCGACGTCGGCGTGATCCGCGCCGTCGGCTTCGCCGCGTTCTCCCTGCCGATCGAAGGCTTCCCGACCGCCGAGCATCTCTACCCGGCCACCGGGCTCGCGCCGGCGCGCTATCAGTCGGCGACGATCAACCGCACCGGCCGGATCTCGCGCACCGGACTGGCCGAACACCGCGACGCACTCATGGGCATCGCCTGGGGCCTGTCCCAGTACTGCGGACCGTTCGCAGAACGCGACGCCGAGCTGCGCGCCCGCGGCATGGCTCCCATCCAGGCCCGCGTCGCGCTGGCCCGACACGCCTGCCGACTGACCTACCGGATGCTGCGCACCCAGCAGCCCTTCGACGAAGAGCGCTACCGTCAAGGCAGGCACCCGAGCGGACGGTGA
- a CDS encoding VOC family protein, whose product MAKLRHIAIATRTPAEDAKFYEDTFGWQRLAGPADHPLGRFVVVTDGTVNIAFVDFSSDQIGKGPAYTGLHHIGVLVSDGEQAADDIQSHGGRRLDFEGGDDGGFEVKFVGPSGLVFDIAEHPWLGTSL is encoded by the coding sequence ATGGCCAAGCTTCGACACATCGCGATTGCGACTCGGACGCCGGCCGAGGACGCCAAGTTCTACGAGGACACGTTCGGTTGGCAGCGGTTGGCCGGCCCGGCTGATCACCCGCTGGGACGCTTCGTGGTGGTGACCGACGGGACCGTGAACATCGCCTTCGTCGACTTCAGCAGCGACCAGATCGGCAAGGGTCCGGCCTACACGGGCTTGCACCACATCGGCGTTCTCGTCTCCGACGGTGAGCAGGCCGCCGATGACATCCAGTCCCATGGCGGCCGCCGCCTCGACTTCGAAGGTGGCGACGATGGCGGATTCGAGGTCAAGTTCGTGGGACCGTCGGGCCTGGTCTTCGACATCGCCGAGCACCCCTGGCTGGGCACCTCGCTCTAG